AAGGTATTATGGATTATATCAGATTCTACAGAGAATTGGTAAAGTGGCATACAAATTAACACTACCTCCTGGTGGAAAAATTCACTCTGCTTTCCACGTGTCTCTACTCCAGGCTACCATGACACTACACCAGTCAGCACTGAAGATCCTCGTGATTCACCCCAAGAACCTGAATTGATCATTGCCGGTAAATGTGTGAAAAGGGGGAGAATTAATGTAAACAAGGTCTTAGTCAAATGGGCTAACTTTTCCTTAAAAGACTCCACTTAGGAATATCTCTATGACCTGACAAAAATTTTTCCTAATTTTAATCCTTGGAGACAAGGATTTTCTCAAGAGGAGGATATTGATATTGTCCAAACAAATGAAGCTGATGCAGACCTCAACCAACTAATTTGCGTGCCAAAAGTCATTTCAATGGGGAAAGATGTAAATGTTACCAAATTAATAATCACCAAATTCAGAGATGAGAGAATGTCAGTTATGAAAGAAGGGAATATATGTGCTCCACTAATAGGATTGAGACAGCTTATGGAGTAAGGGTGGAGGCACCTGAAATACTACCTCATTAGGACCACTAAAATAATGTAGCCGTTTAATTAGCTAAATGCCAAACACTGAGCTGTCTTAGTACTATCATATTCTGTGATTGTGCTCCAACTATTTAAGTAGGATCATACGTCAAAATAAAGCATTCAGAAAGATTACTATTCTGGTGTATTTAGGAGTTAATTCTCAGGTGAATCACTCACTGCAGAATTTGCTATGTAATAGCCTATCAATTTCATTAATTGAACAACTATTCTTCCcttatttacatttattttcctatttttttGTTCTCTTTAGTCTCAAACTATTTAAGTAGTTTCATACTTCATGGCAGACTAAAAGGCAACACAAGATCGAAACATGTATGACTATCCCAAAGATATTCGAATTATCAACCTCAAAAAACATGGGACAAACTGGAATATACAGACGAACATCACCAATATTCTCGTGTatttctgacaaaaaaaaaaaaaattcccgtGTATGTTACATTTGTGGTTCCATTGTCTTGGACttaaaaatgtttacattttcatTTTCGAAAGTCACGACCTCGAATCTCGAGTCTCAAGGGTACATGAACAGTAGCCCGAAGGCTACAAGCAGAACCAAGGCTTCACTCTTCCATTTCCTACCCACCCACGGATTTTCCGACTTCCATTAAGCATCGAGCTATCAACATAATATTTCACATTACAAGTGTATtcaaagagaaagaaagaaactTTCTCCTGTTAAGAGCGAACGAGTTACTACAAACAGAAGGTGCGAAAGTATCTGGGCATGGGATATCCAATTACAATAGTTGTTTTACTCTGTGGTGTTAGGAGTTAACACCTTCAGGTTCCTTCAATAATGAAGAATCTACAATTTGTTCTTCATTTCGTTACTTGAAGGTGATTTCGAACCAGGTGAGTTCTGCTTAAGAGGCGAGAGAGGATAACGCTGTGAATCCTTGTCACTAAAATCAAGCTTTCTATCGATTGGATCACTTATGCCAGGGCTGGTTTTTCTTTTATTGCTCtgtaaaagacaaaaaaaaaaaaattatggtatCAAATAATATGTGGATTGCCGGTGACAAATCCCGTTATGTCAGTTGTCAATGAGAGGCTGGAAATAATACCTTTGTTCTGGCACTGCTATCATGCTTGTCCTCTGAACCTCCATGCTTTCTCTTTGAATGACAAAATTTCAACAATCTCCTGTTCTCTTCTACCAATGCATTGTTTTCCGCAGCTAAGACACTCACCTGAGAAAGGTAGCCAGAAAATGAAGGAGGAAAATCAAAGGTTGAAATGGACTAAACCTTGTCTCCATTTCCAATTAGGCCAAATAGTCGGTGTTCTTTGGCTTTGGAATGTGATGAAATAAAGCAAAATGGTTATCTAGGTCATCCATGCTTGTTGTATCATGAAGTAGCAACTAGCAAGTAATCAATGAGTTCCACAACGTAATTTCCAATACGAACCCATCTAGAAAATTGTTTTGCAAGGTTACCGACATCAGAACCCCCTCTCCCACCCGCCAGCCCACACACAATGACACAAGGGTAAGGCTACATACATCCAACCACCCTACCCCGCCAAAGGCATCAGACAGTAAGGCACCGGAATGATGATGTTGTAGTTATTGTTGTTGTAGTGGACTAAACTTGTATTCTACAGGCACTGGTGCACATATCAATATATCATAATGTACTCACCTCTTCTTCAGCTCTAGTTAGATTGATTTTCAGATGTTCCTTGGCCTTCTGTAGAGTTTTTACAGACCCAGCTAGCGAAAGTATGTTTTGAGTTTCTGGTCTCAAGCTGCAATAGCGAGAGAAAGTACATTCAATTTAGAAAAAGAGGAGGGGAAACAAATGGACAGAGTAACATAGTGTATAACAGTTAACCACAAAACATAAACACAGAAATCACAACTGCTCACCTGTTCCACATTTCAAGCAAATTGCGACACGTTTCAACGCTGCTATTAACCTCCAGAAAAGCGGATGCCGTCTTTGGAACTTCACTTTTGTTCACTAAACTTGCGACAAGTGCGTTGAGTAAAATTTGCTCTGATGGTGGGCCATCCACAGATGAATCATCCTTAAAATATAAATGATCTAACGATTTAGTACAATGGCAAATTGGCAATCATCAAAATAAACATTATAAAAGAAATGCAATGCACTTCTTAGATACACAAGCACCAGTGACATGCAGTTGTAGCTGCCTTAATTAGTCTAGTTGAGTAATCTTGTTTCAGTTGAATGTCAAATACCACCTACTGGCTAGTGGCTACAGCCAAGCAACAGTGTACCTAGAAAGAGTACAAGAAAAGAAAATCCACAGTAGCCCGTGAAGAGCAATTACAAGTCCGAGCTGAAAAATCGACTAATTCCATAAAGATAGACCGAAAACTATCTAGCACTCGCAGACCTTTTTCCTGATGAAACATATATATCTCAAATCAATGACAAGTTTTGTAACAAACTGATATTAAGTAAAAGGCTTACAAAAGTCTGCCTTCTAGCATTAGAAAAATGTTATGTCTGCCTCGGAAAGCAAGATTAATTCACTGAAAAATATATGACCATCTTTAAATACCCTGTGCAAATGTGAAGGGTTATGACTTTTTAGTCACCCTCCAATTGCTGAGAACAAGTAATTCTAACTTGTTATTTACTTTGCTAATTCAAATTCATTTTTTCACGAAAGATGTTTGCAATGCTATGGACATATAATTGCTGCAAGTCCTGCAACAACTCCAGCAACTCATCCTTTTCGATCTAAACATCTCCGCTGACAACTGATACATGGGAATTGGGAACTAGAACTCCAGCAAGTCATTTTATAGCTTCTATGAACTTGTATGCACACCTTTAAAAACGGTAGCAGATCCTAATTTCCATCTTAACATCTCGGAGACTGGGATCTTGCTCAAAGATGTAATAGACACTCACTCATTTCATTCTAAAAATATTCACAACTCACCAGGTATACACCGTAAAATTTTCATGAAGGACTTTCTAGATGTCTATGATATCCTTCAACCTTAAATTGACTACTAGCTTTACAAATGTACATGACATTTATTCTCATGATAGGTGTCCATCATAATTTTCAAAAGATGATAACTTTGTTATTCCAAACCAGGGCTAAAATTGTTCATCTAAAGATAATTCAAATTTTCAGTTGACCGCCAATAAATTCAAGATCAATCATGAGAACAATATGACCTCACAAGAGCCTGTCTAGACAAATTAAGGCAGCAATACCCATAACCACGACACAAATTCACGTCTTTAAAAATAAACCATGCAAAATTAAATTCAAGCACAGATTCCTTCTAAACAAATGCAAGGGCCGGTCTTGCACTAATGAAGACTATGAAGGGGCGACTGGAGCCAGAGCTTGCAGTTTAGAACCACAAGGAATAAACAGTTTTGGTTCTGAAACCAGTATATAGTGAAGGTATACTAATATTGGATTGTAATATTTGGGAAACAATATTAGCAACTTGGGGTCCTCCATCTCTCTTTTATAAGTAAATAAGGCGACTTTTTTCTATATTATCGTCATTCCACCGTTATCATACAAACAACCTActccaacaacaacatcaactcaGTGTCTCAAATGTTCCCGCCTAAAGTGTAGGGGGTTCAAATCTACGCAGCCTTATCTCAGTGTTAACAATAGAGTATTTGTTTTAAGACGATTCACCGTAAAGGTTGCAACATTTATTGACTATTACCTAACAAATTAAAAACCATCCAATATGGTGAGTCATTTGACTTCATTGGGAATGGAAGGTCTCAACTCTCAACTATAATCAAAACTTCATAACCCGAAATTCAAAATGCAGGCAAACTACAAACTTAGACATATACATACAAATTAAAATTAACATAAAATAGCATAATAATATACTCACAGAGAGACTCTCATATTGATGCTTGTAATACTTAAGTTGATCAGTAACACTCTTCAACTCCTCCTCCAACCCATTAACCCGAATCTCGGCCTCTTTCGCCCTCTCATCAGCCTCATTTCCGAATTCCATCAACTTCTCACGGTCGTGATCGTAAAGCGAACACTCCTGCTCCCATTTATTACATTGATCCATCAAGAACTTGCATTCACTCGCCAATTTCTGATTTTCATCCACAAATTTCTTTATTGCTTGCGCATTCATACTCGCTTCTTCCTACATTCACTCAAACACAAACAAATTCAATTAGGGTTTGTTCCAACATTACAAATCaatcaaaaattagggttttaagataGAGAACAAACCCTTGCGAGATGAAGGGCGGTTTCTTTCTCCTTTAATTTTGATTGTAATAAAAGATACTGATGACGAAGACGATAATTTGTTGTTTCTAAAGATTCAAGCTTCAATTCTAGGTTTTGATTGGGGATAGTGAGACCCAGTGTATGATCGATTGAATTCTTGATAAAATCGTCTAAATCTTTCCCAATTTCCATTTTCTTGTTGATtaatgaaaaccctaattttgaatgCAATTGGGGAATTGAATTAGTAACGTAAGAAGGAAGAGAGAAGAGGAAAAGGGTGAAGTGGAGAGGTTTTGGGTTTTGTGTGAAATTTGAAAAGAGGGAATTAGCCGTTAGTGGTGTGGGTCAGTGATTCAAGTCTTGTAAAAGAAGGTAGACAAATGGGGCAAAGTCATTTGGAGCCTTACAAAGGCTTATTTAAAACCGTCTTAAGTTAAGATGGCGATTTTAATTTTTAAGTAAGGTTTATCGAGGGAGGTTAAGTCTTGTTGTATAACACCACTTAAAGTCTCGAGTTGTTATTTTTATGTATAAAAATTCGTGTTTTAAGAACAAGAGTTAACTCAAGTGGTAAACATTCTCTTATTCTAATCGTAAAGTTAGAGGTTCGATTCTTACCCGTGATATAGTGCGCTcatttaaacaaaaataaataaacataaaACTCTATTGTGTTTTTTCTATCACCATCTTTCCATTTTTCAACAGTGTCTCCCTTCGTTGGTGGTTTCAGCCCTTTCTATTCAATGCTTACTCTTTTTTATGAGGATGTTATCATTGTCCGTTGTATGCACTAAAGCATATATTTCTCTTTTAAATTATCTTTTAGTTAaggaaccaactcaaccaaaaatTTAAACTAATGGTTAAAGTACAAGAATACTTTTATACTCTAACACCCCGACGCAACGATGGATCTTAGTGTTGCTGGGTAGGGGTGTCGCCACCTTGGCCTAATGTCGAAGCCCGTGCAATTGATATTTATCCATTTCTTTTTGTAAATTCACGTTGCTGGGATTTTGAGAGAAAGCTTTGGGAAGTTATGTGAGCCACTTTGCACCTTTCTAAAGAGGGCAAAATAAAAGATTTGGGCTACATTAAAAATTCTCTTCCCTCTAAAAGTCTAGGGTTTCCTAGGGTTCGGTCTTAATTTTCTTCGATTTTCTCCTCTTGCTCGAGGCTACTCTTACGATTTTGATCGTGAGAttagtttttcctttgttttgttGTCTTTTGCTCGTGTTTCTCTTTGCAGGTGCGGATGAATAGTTCAACGAAGGGCCAACATCGGGATGGGAAAGAGCCGATAGAGGGGGAAGACGACAACTTTGTATGGGATGATGATGGAGGAACGACTGAGGGGATGAATAATCTTATTCTGATTGGCAAAATTTGGGCATCTAGGGTGATAAATGTCCAGGCAGTCGTCGACACAATGATTAACCTTTTGGAATCCAGGGATGTCGATTGTGGGGAATGTGGTGGATGCTAAAGATAAAatcttcatattctgcttcgatTTGGAGCGAGAAGAGGCTAGGGTATTGGAAGGGAAGCCTTAGCACTTCGATAAATTCTTATGGTGCTTCAATGAACCCAACCAAACGGGTAAGATAACTGATATACCGCTTTTTCATTTTCCTATTTGGGCTAGGGTTTATGATCTTCCGTTTCGGGTCGTATGAGTTTGACGAATGCCAAGCGATTGAGGGACATGTTGGGAAAGTTTATACGGTTGAATTTGGTCCTAATGCGGAGCTTGATAGGGCTATACGAATTCGCACCTTACTTGATGTTCGTAAACCACTAACTGCCGAGGTTCCTATTTGTATGAAAGGGGGTGATGTCGTGAATTTTGAAGTAAAATATGAGCGACTTCCTACTTTTTACATTCATTAGGTATTAGCCAGTCTTGGAGTCATTGCACATAGCCTTGGAGCCGTTAGCTCAATCACCAATATCAAGCCATACTTTGATTTCCTTCGTCTATTGTAAATATAACCGTTGGTGAATATTGTTTCTGTAATTACGTAGATTCTCGGGATGTATATAGCCTAACATGTATATTGTACAAACCAGATTTACAAATGCAAGATAAGTGAATATTTCTCATATAATCGATTCATAATATGGTATCAATGCTAGGTTATTTCTaatacattttttttcttttcttcttctcttcacTTTGCCCTTTTTTCTTCTCACCACGACAAAATCGAAAATAAAAACAACAGAACCGAGCTCGATGACGAATTCCGATAACAATCAAATTATCGATCCGACTAAAACACAATCACATTCTTTCGTTCACGTTGAGAATCCCGGCGCCAGTATCACTCAGGTCGCATTTAATGGGAATAACTATGATGAATGGTCTCTATCCTTTCATATTGCTCTTATCGCTAAAGGAAAATTCGGGTATATTGATGGCACAATTACAAAGCCATTAACCATGGCAACCAACTTCGAGACTTGGAGGTCTACCAATGCCTTGGTGACTTCCTGGATCTTCATTTCCATCGCAAGTGACACACGAAGAACAATGTCCTATTGACCCAATGGCGAAACAGGTATGGCTCGATATCAAGAATTGGTTTTGTCAGGCAAACGATGCCCGTATTTATCAATTGTAGGCCGAATTAAATGCTTGCCGTTAAGGACCGACTAAATCGCTTATGACCTACTGTGGTCTATGATCAAGATTTGGGACGATCTTCTTGAATACGATCTTATGCCTGCTTGCTCGTGCAACCCCTGTAGCTGTGATTGGGTAAGTATTCTCGATGCTCGTAGAGAAAAGAAACTGGTTAGGGATTTTTAATGGGTCTAGATGATATATTTGATAATACTCATTCCCAGATTCTTGGTACTCACCCTTTCCCGTCTTTAGATACTATTTACAATTGACTCTAACAAGATGAAGGCGTGCGTACCTTCTCACAGAATAAGATCGACTCTGAATCCGACACAATGGCATTTGCTGCCCGTGTTAACCACGGTAATCGACATTCGGGGGGTGGGGGTGATTTCAGGTCCGACCGTACTACCTCTGCTCCCTCTCATGATGCATCGAAACCATTTTGCATTGCTTGTCGAAAGTCCGGTCAtacttttaaattatgtttttgtGTCACGGGAAATTTTCCGGAATAGTGGGAAGACCGTCCTCGTGATCGCATTTTTATTAACCCAAATTATACGGATTTGAGCAAAGCCGAGTTTGTCCCCGATGTGCGCAGCGGAGCCCTATTAGAGGGTACAAAGAACCAAGGTAATGGGTCTGGCCTGGTCTCTTCTCGTTTGCAGGCCAGTAGGCTAATGCTGGTTCAGCTCCGTTTGCAGGTAACGTGGCTTCAACCTCTCACTCTCTCTTGACCTCCCTTGACAAGCTTGATTTGAACACATTAAGCCCTCAAGAATGGGAGGAACGCACACACATATGGCAATCTCGAAAGGTTGACTCAGCTAATGACCGTCTCAGTGGTaatttttcttcctcttcttggatTATAGATACGGAAGCATCAAATCATATATCGGGTTGCTTAACCCATTTTTCGAATCTTCATTCGATTAAACCGTTATCAGTTGGCCTACCTAATGGTGATACTACGATCACCACTCAAAGTGGAGACATACATCTCTCATCCCGTTTTATATGCCGCTAATTTACATTGCAATTTAATTTCAGTATCAAGCCTTTTACTTGACACATAGCTGATTATACAATTTTCTCAAAaactttattaattttttttttgtaatggtGGAGCGTCAATTTCGTAAAAAGATAAAAGTTTTACGTAGCGACAATGGCAACGAGTTTAATTGTCTTCAACAGTTTTTCAATGAAAATGGTATTTTTTTTCAAACATCGAATGTTACCCTTTCGAAAAAAATGGCCGCGTCGAACGAAAACATCGTCATATTTTAAACGTGGCTAGAGCTCTTCTATTTCAAGCAAGTCTACCTCTTTTATTTTGGGGGGAGTGTAATAATGTATTTTGGAAGTCGTTTATTTAACTAATCGCACCCCCTCCACCTTTCATAACGGTAAGACTCCATACGAAAGTCTATTTCAATAACCTCTACCTATAGAAATAATTACAACCATTAGATCGTCCTAAGATTTAATCCAAGCCGTTCGAAAGTAATAAAAGTCCATTTCTTTTCAAATAATGGAGAGAATCCGGACAGCTATCTTTCTCATATACGAGTGTTTCTTATTGTGTACTCAAGCCCTTGTCATTGTCAAACCTTGTAGCTCAAATTCATCAACAAGTTTCTTTTAAGACGAATATATCCATCTTAAGATTAAAACGGGCAATACAAGTAACTTGGATAAATAAAGACAAGCTTTTTGCTAGTAATATTTAGACATtttcttttgtcttatctatAAAAATGGTAGCTATGTAATGGAGTTAAGGGTAACATAAGGGTCTAAACTTTGATATTTTTTCCAGTTAAGGGACTATTGTTTCAAAGTTTCCAGATAAAGACTTCAAAACTAACTCTGTTACAATTTCCGTTAAAAATTGCTTTAATACCCCCATTAATCACAGTAGTTGAACAGAGAAatggaaaataaagaaaaaaatgatGATAACCTCCCTAGTCGCACACTCGCACACCCAATATTTTCGATAAGTAAAGAAAGAAAATGATTAACTTCTCGAGAACCATATACTCGTCGCCTTTTATTTATCCAACTTCATCATCTATCGTCGTTAATTCAATCCATTATCCATCAAAACAGGTCGTGTTCGTGTTAACTTATTGAGGACCCGAGTTCATCAGGGGGCTAACAATATGAATTTAACTTGCATAATTGTGATAGTCTGCTACAAT
This sequence is a window from Silene latifolia isolate original U9 population chromosome 8, ASM4854445v1, whole genome shotgun sequence. Protein-coding genes within it:
- the LOC141596464 gene encoding uncharacterized protein LOC141596464, coding for MEIGKDLDDFIKNSIDHTLGLTIPNQNLELKLESLETTNYRLRHQYLLLQSKLKEKETALHLAREEASMNAQAIKKFVDENQKLASECKFLMDQCNKWEQECSLYDHDREKLMEFGNEADERAKEAEIRVNGLEEELKSVTDQLKYYKHQYESLSDDSSVDGPPSEQILLNALVASLVNKSEVPKTASAFLEVNSSVETCRNLLEMWNSLRPETQNILSLAGSVKTLQKAKEHLKINLTRAEEEVSVLAAENNALVEENRRLLKFCHSKRKHGGSEDKHDSSARTKSNKRKTSPGISDPIDRKLDFSDKDSQRYPLSPLKQNSPGSKSPSSNEMKNKL